From one Streptomyces sp. Q6 genomic stretch:
- a CDS encoding Cof-type HAD-IIB family hydrolase, which translates to MTTHDHQPTPTDTAATTGTAAATGTTGTPDIRLVVTDMDGTLLDADGRIPDSLWPLLAELNRRGIVFCPASGRQYATLADQFSAVDDGGMVYIAENGTYVVRGGTEISSDPLDPAVAAWIVKAVRQLGEEGVDVGAVVCGKKSAYVERSDEAFMTEVRKYYHLHRIVDDATAVDDDIVKVALFDFGNAERTTAPALAPLRDTQQVVVSSEHWIDIMSPTANKGVAVRGLQRALGVTAAQTMVFGDYLNDLQMLDEAEWSYAMAGAHPDVLRRARHTAPAHTEDGVVRTIRQVLGLPPVE; encoded by the coding sequence GTGACCACGCACGACCACCAGCCCACCCCGACCGACACGGCCGCCACCACCGGCACAGCCGCCGCGACCGGAACGACCGGCACCCCCGACATCCGTCTCGTCGTCACCGACATGGACGGCACGCTCCTCGACGCCGACGGGCGCATCCCCGATTCGCTGTGGCCGCTGCTCGCCGAACTGAACCGGCGCGGCATCGTCTTCTGCCCCGCCAGCGGACGCCAGTACGCCACGCTCGCCGACCAGTTCAGCGCCGTGGACGACGGTGGCATGGTCTACATCGCGGAGAACGGGACGTACGTCGTCCGCGGCGGTACGGAGATCAGCTCCGACCCGCTCGACCCCGCCGTCGCCGCGTGGATCGTCAAGGCCGTGCGCCAGCTGGGAGAGGAGGGCGTCGACGTGGGCGCGGTCGTCTGCGGCAAGAAGTCCGCGTACGTGGAACGCTCCGACGAGGCGTTCATGACCGAGGTGCGCAAGTACTACCACCTGCACCGGATCGTCGACGACGCCACCGCCGTGGACGACGACATCGTCAAGGTCGCCCTCTTCGACTTCGGCAACGCGGAGCGCACCACCGCCCCCGCGCTCGCCCCGCTCAGGGACACGCAGCAGGTGGTCGTCTCCAGTGAGCACTGGATCGACATCATGAGCCCCACCGCGAACAAGGGCGTCGCCGTGCGCGGCCTCCAGCGGGCGCTCGGGGTCACCGCCGCCCAGACGATGGTCTTCGGCGACTACCTCAACGACCTCCAGATGCTGGACGAGGCCGAGTGGTCGTACGCGATGGCGGGGGCCCACCCGGACGTCCTGCGGCGCGCCCGTCACACCGCGCCGGCGCACACCGAGGACGGGGTCGTGCGCACGATCCGGCAGGTCCTGGGGCTGCCGCCCGTGGAGTGA